One window of the Klebsiella oxytoca genome contains the following:
- the leuE gene encoding leucine efflux protein LeuE: MFAEFGVLNYLTYLVGAIFIILVPGPNTFFVLKTGVAHGVKKGYLAAAGVFIGDAVLMFLAFAGVATLIKTTPVLFNIVRYLGAIYLLWLGGKMLYAVLTQRDGHSSSDSEPGSAILKRSLTLSLTNPKAILFYVSFFVQFIDVNAKTPGLAFFILALTLEVISFIYMSFLILSGSFVTRYVKTKKKLAKIGNSLIGLVFVGFAARLATLQS, translated from the coding sequence GTGTTCGCTGAGTTTGGTGTTTTGAATTACCTGACCTATCTGGTTGGGGCTATCTTTATTATCCTGGTGCCTGGCCCGAATACTTTTTTTGTCCTCAAGACTGGCGTCGCTCACGGCGTTAAAAAAGGGTATCTGGCGGCGGCTGGCGTGTTTATCGGTGATGCGGTTCTGATGTTTCTGGCTTTTGCCGGGGTCGCGACCCTTATCAAGACCACGCCGGTGCTGTTCAATATTGTTCGCTACCTGGGGGCGATTTATCTGCTGTGGTTGGGCGGTAAAATGCTTTACGCGGTGTTAACTCAGCGTGATGGTCATTCGTCTTCCGACTCCGAGCCGGGGAGCGCGATTCTGAAACGTTCTCTGACGCTTAGCCTGACGAATCCGAAAGCCATTCTTTTTTATGTCTCATTCTTCGTACAGTTCATTGACGTCAATGCCAAAACGCCGGGGCTGGCGTTCTTTATTCTGGCGCTGACCCTGGAAGTGATTAGCTTTATCTATATGAGCTTTCTGATCCTCTCCGGCTCTTTCGTCACCCGCTATGTGAAAACGAAAAAGAAACTGGCGAAAATCGGCAATAGCCTGATTGGCCTCGTGTTTGTCGGTTTCGCCGCCCGCCTGGCGACGCTCCAGTCATAA
- a CDS encoding DUF2534 family protein translates to MILQKLTSNKNSKKFFLSIATIFVIALIVVGRATFGGVVSEYNMPYSEWTTSMFFLQGAMVTVYSIVFTLLFSIPLGFLFLGSDRRD, encoded by the coding sequence ATGATTCTGCAGAAACTCACCAGCAACAAAAACAGCAAGAAGTTCTTTTTATCGATAGCGACTATTTTTGTCATCGCGCTTATCGTGGTTGGGCGCGCAACCTTTGGCGGAGTGGTGAGCGAATACAATATGCCGTATTCGGAATGGACGACATCCATGTTCTTCCTGCAGGGCGCGATGGTTACCGTTTATAGCATTGTTTTTACGCTGCTGTTTTCTATCCCGCTGGGTTTCCTCTTTTTAGGTTCTGACCGCCGGGACTGA
- the yoaJ gene encoding protein YoaJ: MKKSTIIMLIVAIVAVAGTQFGWW, translated from the coding sequence ATGAAAAAAAGCACCATTATCATGCTTATTGTCGCCATCGTAGCCGTTGCAGGTACGCAATTCGGCTGGTGGTAA
- a CDS encoding YoaK family small membrane protein, with amino-acid sequence MRLGILFPVAIFIVAVVFLGWFFVGGYAAPGGA; translated from the coding sequence ATGAGACTGGGTATTCTGTTTCCGGTGGCAATTTTCATCGTTGCCGTAGTTTTTCTTGGCTGGTTTTTTGTCGGCGGCTATGCGGCACCGGGCGGGGCATAA
- a CDS encoding sensor domain-containing diguanylate cyclase: protein MSDFILARVSQTLANEHSLETLVRQLLEMLELVTRMESTYLTRIDFEAQRQLIMYAHNSSEMQIPEGFSVPWNDSLCKRALDDRCIFSNDVAERWRSCIAAQDLGIATFFSIPVRLTDGSLFGTLCATSRQRQPYNLEGEQVMNLFAKLISHYVEKETLVQQLRAANVALEMHSYTDELTGLPNRRSLFKHLNAQFPLALEQQRSVLLIYIDLDGFKAINDRFGHPCGDSFLIQVGERLNARVRNGDIVGRLGGDEFLIVGHGSELAEQQAYITALRHELMGTYFLGEHRINYPGASFGVIEADPQQQNVEQALRAADDAMYQDKKSRRQETFFHID, encoded by the coding sequence ATGTCCGATTTTATCCTCGCTCGCGTTTCGCAAACGCTCGCCAATGAACACTCTCTCGAAACATTGGTGCGACAGCTGCTTGAAATGCTGGAGCTTGTTACCCGCATGGAGTCCACCTACCTGACTCGTATCGACTTCGAAGCTCAGCGCCAGCTAATTATGTATGCGCACAACAGCAGCGAAATGCAGATCCCCGAAGGTTTCTCCGTACCATGGAATGATTCGCTGTGTAAACGCGCGCTGGACGATCGTTGCATATTTAGCAACGATGTGGCCGAACGCTGGCGTTCGTGTATCGCCGCACAGGATTTGGGTATCGCCACCTTTTTCAGCATTCCTGTCCGCCTGACCGACGGCTCATTGTTCGGCACGCTGTGCGCCACCAGCCGCCAAAGACAGCCCTACAACCTTGAAGGCGAGCAGGTGATGAATCTGTTTGCCAAACTCATCTCCCACTACGTTGAGAAAGAAACGCTGGTGCAGCAGCTGCGCGCAGCCAATGTTGCTCTCGAAATGCATTCGTACACCGATGAGCTAACCGGCTTACCAAATCGCCGCTCGCTGTTTAAACATCTTAACGCGCAGTTTCCACTGGCCCTTGAGCAGCAGCGTAGCGTGTTACTCATTTATATCGATCTTGATGGTTTTAAAGCGATTAACGACCGATTTGGTCACCCGTGCGGCGACAGTTTTCTGATACAGGTTGGCGAGCGCCTGAATGCCCGAGTGCGCAACGGCGATATCGTTGGCCGTCTCGGCGGCGATGAATTCTTAATCGTTGGCCACGGTAGCGAATTAGCGGAACAGCAAGCGTATATTACCGCTCTGCGTCACGAGTTGATGGGGACTTATTTTCTTGGTGAGCACCGGATTAACTATCCCGGCGCCAGTTTTGGCGTTATCGAAGCGGATCCTCAGCAACAGAATGTTGAACAGGCGCTGCGCGCCGCCGATGACGCGATGTATCAGGATAAAAAATCTCGTCGTCAGGAGACATTTTTTCATATTGACTAA
- a CDS encoding DUF333 domain-containing protein, protein MKWMTIILPIALAGCVHTQPTQQVHPAGMANPAAVYCEQRGGTQVPIQSPQGVRTDCRLPGGETLDEWELWRRDHPAKS, encoded by the coding sequence ATGAAGTGGATGACCATCATCTTGCCTATAGCTTTAGCCGGATGCGTACATACCCAGCCGACACAACAAGTCCACCCGGCAGGCATGGCAAATCCTGCTGCAGTTTATTGCGAGCAACGGGGAGGAACGCAGGTTCCCATTCAGAGTCCGCAGGGCGTGCGCACTGACTGCAGGCTGCCTGGCGGTGAAACCCTGGACGAATGGGAACTCTGGCGTCGCGATCATCCGGCGAAGTCGTAA
- a CDS encoding DUF488 domain-containing protein, with amino-acid sequence MIQCKRVYDPQDQNDGYRVLVDRLWPRGIKKEALNCDEWCKTLTPSAELRKAYHSEIIDFAHFSQLYREELIAHREEGERLAALARQQPLTLLYAAKNTRQNHARVLAEWLKSLP; translated from the coding sequence ATGATTCAATGCAAACGCGTTTATGACCCGCAGGACCAAAACGATGGCTACCGCGTTCTGGTGGACCGCCTGTGGCCCCGGGGAATTAAAAAGGAGGCGCTCAATTGCGATGAGTGGTGCAAAACGTTGACGCCATCGGCAGAGTTACGTAAGGCTTACCACAGCGAGATTATTGATTTTGCCCATTTCAGCCAGCTCTATCGCGAAGAGCTGATCGCCCATCGCGAAGAAGGTGAACGCCTGGCCGCTCTGGCTCGCCAGCAACCGTTGACGTTGCTCTATGCGGCAAAAAATACCCGGCAAAACCATGCTCGGGTGCTGGCTGAATGGCTGAAATCGCTACCGTAA